A single window of Syntrophotalea acetylenica DNA harbors:
- a CDS encoding Hsp20/alpha crystallin family protein: MNDKNITVSDKDQKDVRSREETRAPERYAVPVVDILEGVDGLAMYIDMPGVAKEDMTIHLEQGILTIEGRVKAKAPAEDIYREFTLANFYRQFRIPEGIDQEKVSACYAHGVLNLLLPRAEMAKPRRIEIAPGE; encoded by the coding sequence ATGAACGATAAAAATATCACCGTGTCCGATAAAGACCAGAAAGATGTGCGCAGCCGTGAGGAAACCCGTGCCCCGGAACGATATGCCGTACCGGTGGTCGATATTCTCGAAGGCGTCGATGGACTTGCCATGTACATCGATATGCCCGGGGTGGCCAAAGAGGATATGACCATCCATCTCGAGCAGGGCATTCTTACCATCGAAGGCCGGGTCAAGGCCAAGGCCCCCGCCGAGGATATATACCGGGAATTCACCCTGGCCAATTTTTACCGTCAATTCCGGATCCCGGAGGGGATCGATCAGGAAAAGGTATCCGCTTGTTATGCCCATGGTGTGCTTAACCTGTTGCTGCCGCGGGCCGAGATGGCCAAGCCCCGCCGCATTGAAATCGCCCCGGGGGAGTAA
- a CDS encoding Hsp20/alpha crystallin family protein, whose protein sequence is MATWNLYKEMEHLRREIDEAFRGFGGHGLLGPAFQPGRSFRRQPPVNLYGDADNLYVEVLVPGIDPAGLDLMVQENILTVSGERAVIEDKDRTWHRRERDNGKFVRTLELPVDVDAEHVKASCKNGILTITLPKAATARPRKISVDVA, encoded by the coding sequence ATGGCGACCTGGAACCTGTACAAGGAAATGGAACATCTCCGCCGCGAAATCGATGAGGCTTTCCGCGGATTCGGCGGGCACGGTCTTTTGGGGCCGGCTTTCCAGCCGGGCAGGAGTTTCCGCCGTCAACCTCCCGTCAATCTGTACGGGGATGCGGATAACCTCTATGTTGAAGTGCTGGTGCCTGGCATCGATCCGGCCGGACTCGACCTGATGGTGCAGGAAAATATCCTGACCGTGAGCGGTGAGCGCGCCGTGATCGAGGACAAGGATCGTACCTGGCATCGCCGTGAACGGGACAACGGCAAATTTGTGCGTACCCTGGAACTGCCGGTCGATGTCGATGCGGAACATGTCAAGGCCAGTTGCAAAAACGGCATACTGACGATCACCTTGCCCAAGGCGGCCACGGCCCGTCCGCGAAAAATCAGCGTCGATGTAGCCTGA
- a CDS encoding sigma-54 interaction domain-containing protein, producing MTQRVLENKERALPVPAPDLVLVEGVRGRWRVADISETFAGRLGLDASLAVGRPAAQVLPGGVPSLESLAHDAVAGSCALLDIRVRLGGHPDLWRVDVRPLGPGVGGHLQEVAFVFRHLEIRSREEPVSFYGMVGNGPAIREVFRKITLFAPSDAAVVITGETGTGKELVARALHDQSLRPDGPFVAVNCSAISEELLESELFGHEKGAFTGALRTHRGRFERADGGTLFLDEVGDMPLGTQAKLLRVLEEGAIERVGAEREQRVDVRILAATNVPLEQAVGSGRFRADLYHRLSVLRIHLPPLRDRPEDIPYLVDHFLNMFARKYRRRIYRLTPDAIHLLQAYMWPGNIRELRNVLERVFIETQADVIGARAFGEWIRERQDFLADRGTGRGPDRLSLPAVVLPQRAETGGNGGQEPGPPVFEAEFYPGDGGSRNTRPANLTAETIRRAYRDAHGNLADAARRLGVHRATLYRYMEKLGLSRATLEKD from the coding sequence ATGACGCAAAGGGTACTGGAGAATAAGGAACGGGCGCTCCCCGTTCCCGCGCCGGATCTTGTTCTTGTCGAAGGTGTCCGAGGTCGTTGGCGGGTGGCTGACATCTCCGAAACTTTTGCCGGCCGCCTTGGACTTGACGCGTCGCTGGCGGTCGGGCGGCCTGCGGCCCAGGTGCTTCCCGGGGGCGTGCCTTCCCTTGAATCCCTGGCGCATGATGCCGTTGCCGGCAGCTGCGCTTTGCTTGACATCCGGGTGCGGCTTGGTGGGCACCCCGATCTTTGGCGGGTTGATGTCCGGCCTCTAGGCCCTGGCGTCGGTGGTCATCTCCAGGAAGTAGCGTTCGTGTTTCGGCACCTGGAAATCAGGAGCAGGGAAGAGCCGGTTTCTTTTTACGGAATGGTTGGAAACGGACCGGCGATCCGGGAGGTTTTTCGTAAAATTACCCTGTTCGCGCCTTCCGATGCTGCTGTGGTCATTACCGGTGAGACAGGGACCGGAAAGGAACTGGTGGCGCGAGCGCTGCACGACCAGAGCCTGCGTCCCGATGGCCCTTTTGTCGCGGTCAACTGTTCCGCCATATCGGAGGAGTTGCTCGAATCCGAATTGTTCGGTCATGAAAAAGGCGCATTTACCGGGGCCTTGCGCACTCATCGAGGCCGGTTTGAGCGGGCCGACGGCGGCACCCTGTTTCTCGATGAGGTCGGCGACATGCCCCTTGGCACCCAGGCCAAACTGCTTCGGGTGCTGGAAGAGGGGGCGATCGAGCGTGTCGGCGCCGAGCGGGAACAACGGGTCGATGTGCGTATCCTGGCTGCGACCAACGTACCTCTTGAGCAGGCGGTCGGCTCCGGGCGTTTCAGGGCCGACCTGTATCACCGTCTTTCGGTGCTGCGCATTCATCTGCCGCCGCTGCGCGACCGGCCCGAAGACATTCCCTATCTTGTCGATCATTTTCTCAATATGTTCGCCCGCAAATACCGACGGCGTATTTATCGCCTCACCCCCGATGCCATCCATCTTCTGCAGGCGTATATGTGGCCCGGCAATATTCGCGAACTGCGTAATGTGCTGGAACGGGTATTTATTGAAACCCAGGCCGACGTCATAGGCGCGAGGGCCTTTGGCGAGTGGATCCGGGAGCGGCAGGACTTTCTCGCCGACCGCGGAACTGGCCGGGGTCCCGATCGTCTGTCCCTGCCCGCGGTTGTGTTGCCGCAACGTGCCGAAACTGGCGGTAACGGCGGCCAGGAACCCGGCCCCCCGGTGTTTGAGGCGGAATTCTATCCGGGCGATGGCGGTTCCCGCAACACGCGCCCTGCCAACCTGACGGCGGAAACCATCCGCCGCGCCTACCGCGATGCTCATGGCAATCTGGCCGATGCCGCCAGGCGACTCGGTGTGCATCGCGCCACTCTTTATCGTTACATGGAAAAACTGGGGTTGTCCCGGGCCACCCTGGAAAAGGATTAG